In a single window of the Xylanimonas protaetiae genome:
- a CDS encoding alpha-hydroxy acid oxidase yields MSAPTVAPAVDPRVAAYLDGAPGDGQTVRANVAAWERLPLRPRVLRDVTHVDTALELFGLRSPAPVIAAPWAGHGLVHPDGEIATARGLAAAGIPGVISSGASVPVADIAAHSGPFWQQLYVPQDRSLIDGFLDRVVEAGATALVLTVDHPAVGNTLPFRAGLVGLAGRARANPNFPGVPPTALGTATDLGPADIGRLAARTGLPVVVKGVLRADDARTVVDAGAAAVIVSNHGGRELAGSLTTAHALPDVVDAVAGTVPVLVDGGVRRGEDVVRALALGARAVLIGRPVAWALAAGGADGVRRWATDLVEDVRRVHVLCGAPTLASVGRDLVAAAQHSPDQQGAS; encoded by the coding sequence GTGAGCGCGCCCACGGTGGCTCCGGCCGTGGACCCGCGCGTCGCGGCGTACCTGGACGGCGCCCCCGGCGACGGCCAGACAGTGCGTGCCAACGTCGCCGCCTGGGAGCGGCTGCCGCTGCGCCCGCGCGTGCTGCGGGACGTCACGCACGTCGACACGGCGCTCGAGCTGTTCGGCCTGCGCTCCCCCGCGCCCGTGATCGCGGCACCGTGGGCGGGCCACGGCCTGGTGCACCCCGACGGCGAGATCGCCACCGCGCGCGGGCTCGCGGCCGCCGGCATCCCCGGGGTGATCTCCTCGGGCGCGTCGGTGCCCGTCGCCGACATCGCGGCGCACTCCGGGCCGTTCTGGCAGCAGCTGTACGTGCCACAGGACCGGTCCCTGATCGACGGGTTCCTCGACCGGGTGGTCGAGGCGGGCGCGACGGCGCTCGTGCTCACGGTCGACCACCCCGCCGTCGGCAACACGCTGCCGTTCCGGGCAGGGCTCGTCGGGCTCGCCGGGCGTGCACGCGCCAACCCGAACTTCCCCGGCGTGCCGCCGACCGCCCTCGGCACCGCGACGGACCTCGGCCCCGCCGACATCGGACGGCTGGCCGCACGCACCGGCCTGCCCGTCGTCGTCAAGGGCGTCCTGCGCGCCGACGACGCGCGCACCGTCGTCGACGCCGGCGCCGCCGCCGTCATCGTCTCCAACCACGGCGGGCGCGAGCTCGCCGGCTCGCTGACCACGGCGCACGCGCTGCCCGACGTCGTCGACGCCGTCGCCGGCACCGTGCCCGTGCTCGTCGACGGCGGCGTCCGGCGCGGCGAGGACGTCGTGCGGGCCCTGGCGCTCGGCGCCCGCGCCGTCCTCATCGGCCGCCCCGTCGCGTGGGCACTCGCCGCCGGCGGCGCGGACGGCGTCCGGCGCTGGGCCACCGACCTCGTCGAAGACGTCCGGCGTGTGCACGTGCTGTGCGGCGCGCCGACCCTCGCCTCCGTAGGACGCGACCTCGTCGCCGCTGCGCAGCACTCGCCCGACCAGCAAGGAGCATCATGA